One Micropterus dolomieu isolate WLL.071019.BEF.003 ecotype Adirondacks linkage group LG23, ASM2129224v1, whole genome shotgun sequence DNA window includes the following coding sequences:
- the LOC123962970 gene encoding hydroxyacid oxidase 1-like: protein MYGNLLVVQYLWVGGIGELVGLFVCLTGTRPLTTTKTPLIPVLLCVYPACGAVGTGMMLSSWATSTIEEVMSASITMLGHKGVLWLQLYIYKDRELTLSLVHRAEEAGYKAIFVTVDTPYLGKRWDDMRNRFKLPPHLSMSNFSGDSLAFSEGNYGNDSGLAVYVAKAIDPTLCWDDITWLKKHTHLPVIVKGVLSGEDAVQAVNYGVDGILVSNHGARQLDGVPATLDMLEEVVKAVQGRCEVYMDGGVRRGTDVLKALALGAKAVFIGRPVLWGLACQGEQGVTEILELIKEELRLAMALSGCRSVSEVRRSLVRRVEFTSRM from the exons GCCTTTAACTACTACAAAAACACCATTAATACCAGTATTATTATGTGTCTACCCAGCATGTGGAGCAGTGGGAACAGGGATGATGCTGAGCTCCTGGGCCACCTCCACCATAGAGGAAGTGATGTCTGCATCGATAACCATGCTGGGCCATAAGGGTGTCCTGTGGCTGCAGCTTTACATCTATAAAGACAGAGAGCTGACACTATCATTGGTCCACCGGGCAGAGGAGGCGGGCTATAAGGCTATCTTTGTTACTGTGGATACTCCATACTTGGGGAAGAGATGGGACGACATGCGCAACCGCTTTAAACTACCTCCACATCTGAG CATGTCTAACTTCTCAGGAGACTCCCTGGCTTTCTCTGAGGGAAACTATGGCAATGACAGTGGTTTGgctgtttatgttgcaaaagcAATAGACCCAACTCTCTGTTGGGATGACATCACCTggctgaaaaaacacacacatctaccTGTGATTGTGAAAGGAGTCCTGAGTG GTGAGGATGCTGTCCAGGCTGTGAACTATGGTGTTGATGGGATCCTGGTGTCCAATCACGGAGCTCGACAACTGGATGGAGTTCCTGCCacg ctGGATATGTTGGAAGAGGTGGTGAAGGCAGTGCAGGGTCGCTGTGAGGTCTACATGGACGGAGGAGTGAGGCGAGGGACAGATGTCCTAAAGGCCTTAGCTCTTGGAGCAAAAGCTGTCTTCATCGGCCGACCGGTGCTGTGGGGACTTGCCTGTCAG gggGAACAAGGAGTAACTGAGATTCTGGAACTTATAAAAGAGGAGCTGAGACTGGCTATGGCCCTGTCAG gttgtCGTTCTGTATCCGAGGTGAGGAGGTCCCTGGTCAGGAGAGTAGAGTTCACCTCCAGGATGTGA